In Entelurus aequoreus isolate RoL-2023_Sb linkage group LG13, RoL_Eaeq_v1.1, whole genome shotgun sequence, a genomic segment contains:
- the LOC133663168 gene encoding intraflagellar transport protein 88 homolog isoform X2 has translation MSNRHLPAEEDDLYSGYNDFNPLFDCKELENDVGFQEAIRSSHGRKPLMQPITGHLPDITTGGRPLSSSSGSRTPMLPISRPVTGAVQSSVARPMSAISAAGYSSSPTRSLAFDPLGQSRGPAPPLEEKKDDAYVEKIKMLEKKVNDLTTESCMAQSVGNSQLALEKAKEAERKERALVRQREQSDSAEQTNIDRTYAVLLNLANQYENNEMYPEALSSYQLIVKNKMFTNEGELKGCSPGRLKVNLANIFVKQKNYPKAIKFYRMALDHISDDYKEMRIKIMQNIGTVFVLLGQYPDAITSFEHIMSESPNIRTGYNLILCYYASRDGDGMKIAFQKLLSVPLGIDDEDKYISANDDIKSNMLIEAIKDDKLHQMERELKARAEKYVMTAAKLIAPAIESSFAAGFDWCVDLVKSSPYVELANDLQLKKAMTFFRQMHFDQAMKILKEVAKQDSRVKSAASNNLCSLYILEKDYEQAERYADLAMNADRYNPGAFVCKGNTEFVKQDYVKAAEFFKEALRNDSSCTEALRNLGLTYKKLNRLEDALDCFLKLHAILRDSAEVMYQLADTYELLEDPQQAVEWLMQVISVVPNDPKALAKLGDLHDLDGDKSQALHYYCESFRLFPCNMGVIEWLAAYYVQTQLYEKAIQYFERAILVQPSEVRWQLLVASCYRRSGNNQKALETYKEIHRRFPEDAQCLRFLVRISQDLGLKEVQDYTTKLSKVEKMKELREQRVKAAREGSRSRRAADNADTTDCSKSERPGAHVMSLPVSGEPYESSSPKELDASYVDPLGPPADTPRTGARKRADDDVFAGEDVGDQLLPE, from the exons ATGAGCAACCGCCATCTCCCCGCCGAGGAGGATGATCTCTACTCTGGCTACAACGACTTCAATCCACTTTTTGACTGCAAG GAGCTGGAGAACGATGTGGGCTTCCAAGAAGCCATCAGGAGCAGCCACGGAAGAAAGCCCCTCATGCAGCcg ATTACCGGGCATCTTCCTGACATCACCACAGGGGGGCGACCTTTAAGTTCTTCCTCTGGA TCTAGGACCCCCATGCTGCCCATTAGCAGACCAGTGACAGGAGCCGTGCAG AGCAGTGTCGCTCGCCCCATGTCAGCCATCAGTGCAGCAGGTTACTCCTCCTCCCCGACCCGCT CCTTAGCTTTTGACCCTCTGGGCCAGTCCAGAGGCCCCGCACCCCCACTTGAAGAAAAGAAAGACGACGC GTATGTGGAGAAGATCAAGATGCTGGAGAAGAAAGTGAACGACTTGACAACCGAGAGCTGCATGGCACAAAGTGTAGGAAACTCCCAACTG GCTCTGGAAAAAGCCAAAGAGGCTGAGAGGAAGGAAAGAGCGCTGGTCCGACAGAGGGAGCAGTCTGACAGTGCAGAACAAACCAACATAGATCGGACCTACGCT GTTCTTCTCAACCTGGCTAACCAGTATGAAAACAATGAGATGTATCCTGAAGCCCTGAGCAGCTACCAGCTCATTGTGAAGAACAAGATGTTTACTAACGAAGGCGAGCTAAAGGGCTGCTCTCCAGGTCGTCTAAAGGTGAACCTGGCCAACATCTTTGTCAAGCAGAAGAACTACCCCAAAGCCATCAAATTCTACCGCATGGCGCTGGACCACATCTCGGACGACTACAAGGAGATGAGGATCAAGATCATGCAGAACATCGGCACGGTCTTCGTCCTGTTGGGCCAGTACCCGGACGCCATCACGTCCTTTGAGCACATCATGAGTGAGAGTCCCAACATCAGGACGGGCTACAACCTCATCCTGTGCTACTACGCCAGCAGAGACGGGGACGGCATGAAGATCGCCTTCCAGAAGCTGCTCTCTGTCCCGCTGGGCATCGACGACGAAGACAAGTACATCTCGGCTAAT GACGACATCAAATCCAACATGTTGATTGAGGCCATTAAGGATGACAAGCTCCACCAAATGGAGAGAGAGTT GAAAGCTCGGGCTGAGAAGTACGTGATGACGGCCGCCAAGCTCATTGCGCCGGCCATCGAGTCTTCTTTCGCTGCTGGATTTGACTG GTGTGTTGACTTGGTGAAGAGCTCTCCGTACGTGGAGCTGGCCAACGACCTGCAGTTGAAAAAGGCCATGACTTTCTTCAGACAGATGCACTTTGACCAG GCCATGAAAATCTTAAAGGAAGTAGCCAAGCAGGACAGCAGAGTAAAGAGCGCCGCCTCGAACAACCTCTGCAGCCTCTATATCCTG GAGAAGGACTACGAGCAGGCTGAGAGATACGCAGATCTGGCCATGAACGCGGACCGCTACAACCCAGGAGCTTTTGTGTGCAAGGGCAACACCGAGTTTGTCAAACAGGATTATGTGAAGGCAGCAGAGTTCTTCAAAGAAGCTCTGAGGAACGACTCCTCCTGCACCGAGGCCCTCAGAAACCTGG GTCTGACGTACAAGAAGTTGAATCGTCTGGAGGACGCTCTGGACTGCTTCCTGAAGCTCCACGCCATTCTCAGGGATAGTGCCGAGGTCATGTATCAGCTGGCCGACAC CTATGAGCTTCTGGAGGATCCCCAGCAGGCCGTGGAGTGGCTGATGCAGGTCATCAGCGTGGTGCCCAACGACCCCAAGGCTTTGGCCAAACTGGGAGATCTGCACGACCTGGATGGGGACAAGTCCCAGGCGTTGCACTACTACTGTGAG TCCTTCCGCCTCTTTCCTTGCAACATGGGAGTGATCGAGTGGCTGGCGGCCTACTACGTCCAGACGCAGCTCTACGAGAAGGCCATCCAGTACTTTGAGAGAGCCATACTCGTGCA ACCAAGCGAGGTACGCTGGCAGCTGCTGGTTGCTAGCTGTTACAGGAGAAGTG GAAACAACCAGAAAGCTCTAGAAACCTACAAAGAAATCCACCGCAGGTTCCCAGAAGACGCTCAAT GTCTGCGCTTCCTGGTGAGGATCAGTCAGGACCTGGGCCTGAAAGAAGTCCAGGACTACACCACCAAGCTCAGCAAGGTGGAGAAGATGAAGGAGCTGAGAGAGCAG AGGGTGAAGGCAGCCCGGGAAGGCAGCAGGAGCAGGAGAGCAGCAGACAACGCTGACACCACCG ACTGCAGTAAATCAGAGCGTCCGGGCGCCCacgtgatgtcacttcctgtctccGGCGAGCCTTACGAGAGCAGCAGCCCCAAAGAGCTCG ACGCTTCCTACGTGGACCCACTGGGACCCCCTGCTGACACACCCAGGACGGGGGCCAGGAAGCGGGCGGACGACGACGTCTTTGCGGGGGAGGATGTGGGAGACCAGCTGCTGCCCGagtaa